CATTCTTGCAAAGCTTTTTGATAATACAATTGTAAGTGAACAAATTTGGTACAAGATTGTATTTTCTCATTCTATCGAGCACCTTGAAAGCCGCATGAATATCATTTGCCTTACAATATGAACCAATGAAAACAGAGTAACTACAAGCATTTGGCTCAATCCCATTCGAACCCATTTCTCTAAACATCTTATAAGCTTCATCCACGCAACCACCTTTGCATAAGGCTTCCAACAAGCTATTATAAGCAAGAACATCGATTGAACAGCCTCGTTGGAGCATTTCATCAAACACCTTACGTGCCTGACCCGCTTCACCAATATCTCCCCAACCCCTCAACAAAATGCTGTAACTTTTTGCACTAAGCTCAAACTCGTGCTTGGCTCTGTCAAAAAACCCTTGGGCGTGTTTTACAAATTTCTTTTTACATAACAAAAACAAAAGTTTATCGACATCATCAACACTAGGTTTGATTCCAAACTCCACCATCCTATCAAAAGCCCTGATCGCATCACCGGGCAATTTTGCTCTACAATAAGCTTTAAAAACAAGCCAGAAAATTTCCGGGTTTGACTCAAATTGTTTACTATCTCTAATTTCTACCAAGAAATCCCATAAAATAGCAAACTGTTGGTTACTTCCTAATACATCAACCAAAATACGATAGCTTGTATCACTGTGTTGAAAACCCGGAATTTTTGCAGCCCAAAGAAAGAATCTGTGGGCGGAAAACCCGAGATTCTTACAACGTTTCAAGACTTGTTCGACGAGTTGAGATGATATATGAGATGAGAATGTGGTAAGAGAGTGGTCTAAGTCATGGTGAGGGCTCCTGTGGTCGCTTAGTACGCGAGAGATTTCGTTTACGAGGTTCGGTAATGGTGGAAAAGTAGGCTGTTGTTGATGGGTGAGAGAAGAGAAGCGAAGAATGGGTTTGTAGTTGTGGAATGAGCGAATCATAGACTGCAGTGCTCTGGTTTTGGAGAGAGCCATTCCAAACCAGTGCTGAAATGTAGCTGCAACGAGCGACCTTCGTTGGACTGAAGGGGTCTGGTTAAGTTATTTTTAGTGTTATTAAGTTATAGGTAAATTCACTCATCGTagactaaattattaataaagtTATGTTttgatcataaaattttaaaaagttacaaaataaagtttatattttaattactctatttaaaaaaaattataaaataattatttaactatttaaaattttttttaactcatTGAGCTGTTAAAATTGGTGCTACATGAGCTTCTTTGTTCGTACCACCCGCACTAACAAAAGTTATCATTTTGATTTACTCCaacaattaagtttttttttattaaataacttTGAAGGTCATACAGcaaatcaaaaatcaaataatttttttttgatcTTCAACATTGATCATTAAATCAATTTGGATCTAAAATATATTATTCTATTTGTTAATGGGGTACTGATCCATCATATCAATCGTCCTATCATTACTTAGAGCACATTAGCCGGACTTTAAAAAGGAAATAATAATCTtgtgatttaaatgaaaatttttaaataatttattgaccattttgtaacttacTAAGACTGAGATTGTTTACCCTTTAATTAATCTGTCAACTTCTTTCTTCACCAATggatccttttaatttttttatttttacctcACCCATCAATgtgtttaattaatattattgtttccATTTTTTTTTGTAGAAGAGAGCCTATAattttgagttaaaaaaaaaaaagagattataGCCATTGAATTTGAACCCGTAATTGGTTTACACAAGAAATCTGTTGTTCCCCTGCAATTCTGAACAGTCTCCTCTTCCTTATTTGCTTTCAGCTTCCCTTTAAAATCCTATGAATATAGCATGTTTCTTATCTATTGTAGTTTCTTCTCGGATCCACGAACCGGCAACGACGGCATCTATGAACCTAGAACAACTTCTTACTCCCTGTCCTTTGCTTTACAAACCCAGCAACCTTATTTGATCAAGCAAGGATAAAATGAATGAAAACTTGGTGAACAACTTCAATGCGATTCTGCAGAGTGACACTGAGACCAGTATTCCTTAACAAGTTGCCCGAACAGTGAACCTTCTCTTTCCATTAACTTCTTCGGCTCATCATACTCCATCAGTTTGCCTGAAgtataataaagaaacaacctcATTCTTATGTGATTTTATTAGGAAAAAGGGTATAATCTagtaaaagtaccatgaaggTCCTGAGTCAAATTATATTTACCTTTTACCAATaaaaaaagagtaaacaaactTATATGCAAGATTAAAGAGCAGATTAGTTCTTTTAATTAAAAATGtcatctatttctactattaaaactGGTGTGGCATTATACCTCATGCTAATATAGAGAGAttagtttttaatagtaaaaatagatgaaatttttaacagaatgaccattttttcattcttttaaaattaaccccCAATGTCACAAAAAACAGTGAAGTTGCAGAAAAAAACCAAATTTcataatgtgtaaatgttgaggattaaattttttagaatcaaaactaaattgacacaatgtataaatgttgagGACTAAAATTGAtattatgccaattttaaaagcttccaaGTTATTTTTCTGTTAGTAATTTAGCGGCTAATGACTACAAAAAATTCAAATAGTTcggtgactattttgtaacttatcATAGTTgagtgataaaaaaaaaaaatttactggtAGTTAGATAACTACCAGTTTAGTTTACCAAACAATAAATGGGGGCAATATAATCCCCTttttcccaaggttcaaatgctAGTGTAGAATGCCTAATTATTGAAAGATGCCTGCAAGATGAAAGAAGTGCATGCAGTGCAAAGTATGTTTGTATGTAAATGTTGATTCTCAGGTCAGCATTAAAGAAACTCACCATCACTGATGGCGAGTACCATCGTTTGGTATCCTGTGTGCCACTGTGATAACAGTACAATCTGCAAATTCAGTACAAATAGTTCTTTGCAGAATGAAGTCAGTTGCATTATGAATCGATGCTGTTGCTTCATCAAGCACCAATACTCGACTTCTTCTCAACAGAGCACGGCCTAAACAAAATAGTTGTCGTTGTCCCATGCTCCAATTTGATCCATCTTCCACAACTTCATGACCAATTGGCTTTTGTCAACATATAAAACAAAAAGGAATAGGATATGATCAAGTTTCAGGAAATTTACGTAAGGAGTACAGTCCCTCTTCTTTTTCCCGAACAGCCTCTCGAAGTTGACACTTATCAAGAACCTTAAAATGCAGATGAAATATCAACTATCCATTATATTCATAGTGTTAAAATGATGGAAGGAATCATTggcaaaagaaattaaaatttaccTCCCATATCTCTTGGTCAGTGTGTTGGGATAGAGGATCCAAATTGTATCTAACAGTTCCATTAAAAAGGGTAGGATCCTGTGGTATTATTCCAAACCGTGACCTTAGTGTTGAAAAATCAAATAAGGtaagtgttgaaaagtcaaaaatggtgggaggtgcaattggcaccgaaagaaaaaaaaagttggcaagttgtttaaagttgaaagggataattgcaattttggtccctaatttttttaggccatttgcaagttagtccctaaacctcaactataaataggcctaaccatttctcatttcaaccatcccaaccaatctttctctcttagttttctctcttctcccatttgagaattcttaaggaattctatttgtttgtaatattttggagatagtaaagttatcatccggtgttagtgcgaggacgtaggtataatttacgaacctcgttaaaactcttgtgttctttttgtcctatttttctttcaatatttgagggtataatagtagtatttaattgtgctattaaattactataaaatggatattctgactaaggaaatacttggtatttaagagatccttgtgatccacctctcttcccaggaattgaactttgtgtgatttttagtacaataatttaggcgcttccgaccctattggaacaacaagtggtatcaagagtcaaggttaatcgtagtatgctctgtggttgcgtTTAAACGATCTTCCACAtcgaaaagatttccttaggtatattgaaagattatggagaaaagcggtcggtgtaggagcttcaacatcgtccatgtggacaagaccgacaattgcaaatgcaagattggccgtggagatctttgatggcaccgccattttggtatgtggcaaagtgaggttctagatgccctttttcagcagggtctagacattgccattgatgaagagaaaccagatgatgtacaggagaaagattggaaggcgatcaatcggttggcatgtggcacaattcgatcatgcctttctcgagagcagaggtatgctttttcaaaggagacttctgcaaataagttgtgggtggcacttgaagaaaaattttgaagaaaaacagtcaaaataagctccacttgaagaaaagactttcgcttcacttacgtcccaggtaccacaatgaatgatcacatcaccaaatttaatcagttagtcactgatttgctaaatatggatgagacattcaaagatgaagatttggctttgatgctgttggggtcacttcctgaggagtttgagttcctagaaactactctacttcatggcaggagtgatatatctcgGCGAAGTGCATGCGGCCTTATACAgttatgaacagagaaagaaggacaaacagaaaaactcaatcagagatacagaagctttagtagtccgaggtcgttcatacactcggaagaaaactcagaaggggagatcaaagtcaaaatctagactcgggaaagatgaatgtgccttttgtcatgagaaaggccactggaaGAAAATTTGTCCAAAGTcgaagaataagggaaaagtctgtagatgcttgtgttgtaaAGCATGATACCGGTGACTCGAACTATCATcggttgcatcatcatcgtcattccattcggatgagtggatattggattcgggttgtacctatcatatgtccctaACAAGGAGTGGTTctcgatttagtagaactaaatggaggagttgtttatatgggcaatgacaatgctcagaaagctgttgggataggttcaatccaattaaagaatcaagatagATCAACCGAGTTCTAAGCGATGTTGATGCGTGCCGGTTTGAAGAAAAATCtaatctcattgggagccttggaatccaatggttcgattattactatgagagatggggttttgaaagtgacatccggcgcacttgtgatattgaagggcatcggaaaaataacttgtattactaccaaggtagtacagttattggagcgaTCAGCTGCAGACTTTAAGcaacaaagaattggactcaatgcggttgtggcatatgaagttgggacatgccggtgaaaaatccttgcaaattcgcaaagcaag
This is a stretch of genomic DNA from Gossypium arboreum isolate Shixiya-1 chromosome 11, ASM2569848v2, whole genome shotgun sequence. It encodes these proteins:
- the LOC108456016 gene encoding pentatricopeptide repeat-containing protein At1g52640, mitochondrial, which produces MALSKTRALQSMIRSFHNYKPILRFSSLTHQQQPTFPPLPNLVNEISRVLSDHRSPHHDLDHSLTTFSSHISSQLVEQVLKRCKNLGFSAHRFFLWAAKIPGFQHSDTSYRILVDVLGSNQQFAILWDFLVEIRDSKQFESNPEIFWLVFKAYCRAKLPGDAIRAFDRMVEFGIKPSVDDVDKLLFLLCKKKFVKHAQGFFDRAKHEFELSAKSYSILLRGWGDIGEAGQARKVFDEMLQRGCSIDVLAYNSLLEALCKGGCVDEAYKMFREMGSNGIEPNACSYSVFIGSYCKANDIHAAFKVLDRMRKYNLVPNLFTYNCIIKKLCKNDKIDEAYQLLTEMIERNINPDTWSYNVILAYHCEHSEVNRALRLISRMQKNDCLPDKHTYNMSLKLFIRIGRFDKATELWESMADRGFYPSVSTYAVMVHGLCKKRGKLEEACKYFEMMVDEGIPPYFSTVELLRNRLLRFGLSESVEILANKMARSTSCSIQELENAMRGKTTYRRIRSEETELESE